Within the Leisingera sp. NJS204 genome, the region GCCGGGCTGCTGTTTGTCACCCGCCTGCCGATGCCGCGGTTTGCGGCCCGCCCGCTGATGCGGCTGGCCCAGGCCGCCTTCCCGATCTACCTGCTGCACCGGTTTGTGCCGGAACTGCTGATGCCGATGTTCGGGCTGGAGGCCCGCAGCCCGCTGAACGATGCGCTGGCAATCATTGGCGGCCTCGCCCTGGGTCTTGCCGCTGCCGCCGTGCAGCGCCAGCTGATACAGGCTTGGACCAATGCCCGGAACCGCCGCCAGCCGGCAGCAGTGCAGGCCTAAGACAGCGCCGCGACTGCAGCGGCAATCCGGGATAAGGCTTCTTGCAGCTCCGTCTCGGACGTCGCATAGGAAACCCGGAAGTAAGGCGAGATGCCAAAGGCCCGGCCCGGCACCACGGCCACATGATGCTGATCCAGCAGGTAGGCGCAGAAATCCGCGTCCGTCTCCAGCACAACACCCTGCGGCGTGTGCTTGCCCAGCACCCCGGCGCAATTGGCAAATGTGTAAAACGCGCCCTCCGGCACCGGGCACTCAATGCCGTCGATGCCATTGAGCGCCTCCACCACCAGATCGCGCCGTGTCTGGAAACTGGCCCGCCGCTCTGCCAGCACCTCCTGCGGCCCGTTCAACGCGGCCACCGCGGCCGCCTGCGAAATCGAGGACGGGTGCGAGGTCGATTGCGACTGCACCACTTTCATCGCCGCAATCAGATCCTTCGGCCCGCCCGCATAGCCCAGCCGCCAGCCCGTCATCGCATAAGCCTTGGAGACGCCGTTGACCGTCAGCACCCGCTCCTTCAGCCGCGGCTCCACCTGTGCGGGCGTGGCGAATTCGAACCCGCCATAGGTGATGTGCTCATACATGTCATCGGCCATCAGCCAGACATCCGGATGCCGCAGCAACACCTCCAGCAATGGCCGGTAATCCGCGGCGCTGTACCCCGCACCTGCCGGATTGGACGGCGAATTCAGCAGCAGCCAGCGGGTGCGCGGGGTGATCGCCGCCTCCAGCCTCTCTGCGGTCAGCCGGAACCCTGTATCACTGCCGCAAGGCACCAGCACCGGCTCCCCGCCGGCAATCCGGATGATATCGGAATAAGAGGTCCAATAGGGCGTGGGCACGATCACCTCATCGCCGGGATCGAGGCTCGCCATGAAGGCATCAAACAAGATCTCCTTGGCCCCGGTGCCCGAGGTGATCTCGTCCAGCCCATAATCCAGCCCGTTGTCGCGTTTGAACTTCGCCTGCACCGCCAGCCGCAATTCCAGCGTACCGCCAAGCGGGGTGTATTTCGTTTCCCCCGCCCGCATCGCGGCGGCGGCTGCCTCCTTGATGTGGTCCGGCGTGTCGAAATCCGGCTCCCCCGCGCCCAGGATGATCACCGGCACTCCCTGGCGCTTCATCTTTGCCGCCTTCGCGCCGATGGTAAGAATTTCGGAGACCTCGATCGGGTCAAGACGGCTGGCGCGGCGGAACTGGGCCATGGCAAAGGCTCCCTGCTAGTTGTGGCGCAGCCAGATTGAAGCATCGGATTATAGAGGAAAACCAGCCAGTCCCGACGGCATACATTCCTGTTAGTCATGGCTAGCGGTGCTGCCCGGCCTTCGGCCAGGCAGAGCACCTCAATCCGGCCTGCCCTTCAACTGCTTGCGCATCCAGGCTTCTAGCTTTTGCACCGCTTCCGGCACCGGCCCGTGCGGACGCACCAGGTAATAGCGCTTGCGCGACACCAGCTCCGGACCCGGAATCCGCACCAGATCCCCTGACGCAATTTCCCGCGCCACCATGTCATAGGGCACTATCGCAGCCCCCAGCCCCGCCGCCGCTGCCGCAATCACCATCGAATGCTGATCGAAATAGCGCCCGTCCTGCCGCGGTGCGCCTGCCAGCCCGGCGCGCTCGAACCACTCCGCCCAGGTTCCTGCCCGGCTGTCCAGGTGCAGCAGCGGCGCCTGTGCCAGGCTACCCGCCAGCTCCAGCTGGTGCGCGGCATAAAACGCGGGCGCGCAGACCGGCACCATTTCCTCGCCGAACAAGGGCGCCATATGCGTGCCCGGCCAGTTGTCCAGCCCGTAGTGCACCGCCAGGTCGAAATTCTCGCGCGCAAAATCAAACGGCTCCAGCCGGGTGGAGAAACTCAGCTCCACCTCCGGATGGCGAGCGAAGAAATCCGGCAGCCGCGGAATCAGCCACAGGTTGGCAAAGGCAGGCAGCACCGCAATCCGCAAAGCCGAGCGGCCCGCCCCGGCAGCAGCAGCCTTCTGCAGCGTCGCCCGCAAACCTGCCAGATCCAGCTCCAGATCGGCGGCCAGCCCCTGCCCCGCAGGCGTCAGCACCACACCCCGGCCTGAACGCTGGAACAGGTCGAACCCCAGATCCGCCTCCAGCTCCTTTACCTTCTTGCTGACGGCGCTTTGCGTCAGCCCCAAATCCTCTCCCGCCGCAGTGAAACTTTGATGCCGCGCAGCGCTTTCAAAACAGCGCAGATGGGTCAGGCCCGGCAGGCGCATCTTACACCTCCCCCAGCTGCGACAGCAGCCATTCGCGAAATTTGATCAGCGGATATTCCTCTGGCTGATCCGCAGGCCAGACCAGGTAATATTCGCCCAAACTCACTGCCGCCCCCTCCATCGCCAGCAACAGCCGGCCTTGCGCAATTTCATTCTCCGCCAGGAAATCCGGCAACAACGCCACCCCCAACCCATGCACCGCCCCCTGCGTCATGGCCGAGGATTGGTCAAACAGCATCCCCCGCAGCTTGGCCGCCGGCACATCGTGAAGATGAAACCACTGTTCCCAGCAATCCGGGTGCGTCTCCAGATGCAGCAACGGATAGTCCAGCAGTTCCGCCGGGCTGGAAACCGGCCCCGCCATCAGCCCCGGCGCGCAGACCGGCAGCACATGTTTCGGCATCAGCGGCAGATACGCCACCCCCGGCCAGTCCCGCGTGCCGTAATGGATCGCCGCCTGCGCCGTGCCCGCATCAAAGCTGAACGGCAGATTATGCGTGTGCAGGTTCACCGTGATGCCGGGATGCGAGGCGGCAAACTCCCGCAGCCGCGGCGCCAGCCAATGGAGGCCAAAGGACGGCAGGATCGACAAGGTGAAACTGCCGCCGTCCGGG harbors:
- a CDS encoding pyridoxal phosphate-dependent aminotransferase — encoded protein: MAQFRRASRLDPIEVSEILTIGAKAAKMKRQGVPVIILGAGEPDFDTPDHIKEAAAAAMRAGETKYTPLGGTLELRLAVQAKFKRDNGLDYGLDEITSGTGAKEILFDAFMASLDPGDEVIVPTPYWTSYSDIIRIAGGEPVLVPCGSDTGFRLTAERLEAAITPRTRWLLLNSPSNPAGAGYSAADYRPLLEVLLRHPDVWLMADDMYEHITYGGFEFATPAQVEPRLKERVLTVNGVSKAYAMTGWRLGYAGGPKDLIAAMKVVQSQSTSHPSSISQAAAVAALNGPQEVLAERRASFQTRRDLVVEALNGIDGIECPVPEGAFYTFANCAGVLGKHTPQGVVLETDADFCAYLLDQHHVAVVPGRAFGISPYFRVSYATSETELQEALSRIAAAVAALS
- a CDS encoding LysR substrate-binding domain-containing protein — translated: MRLPGLTHLRCFESAARHQSFTAAGEDLGLTQSAVSKKVKELEADLGFDLFQRSGRGVVLTPAGQGLAADLELDLAGLRATLQKAAAAGAGRSALRIAVLPAFANLWLIPRLPDFFARHPEVELSFSTRLEPFDFARENFDLAVHYGLDNWPGTHMAPLFGEEMVPVCAPAFYAAHQLELAGSLAQAPLLHLDSRAGTWAEWFERAGLAGAPRQDGRYFDQHSMVIAAAAAGLGAAIVPYDMVAREIASGDLVRIPGPELVSRKRYYLVRPHGPVPEAVQKLEAWMRKQLKGRPD
- a CDS encoding LysR substrate-binding domain-containing protein, translating into MSKDHMIAPRRFLPSIPSLLALEAVDRLGSASAAAEDLSLTQSAVSRQLKQLEEQMGVDLIARDQMRMQLTPAGTGFAKEARAILTRLAQASVKLRANPDGGSFTLSILPSFGLHWLAPRLREFAASHPGITVNLHTHNLPFSFDAGTAQAAIHYGTRDWPGVAYLPLMPKHVLPVCAPGLMAGPVSSPAELLDYPLLHLETHPDCWEQWFHLHDVPAAKLRGMLFDQSSAMTQGAVHGLGVALLPDFLAENEIAQGRLLLAMEGAAVSLGEYYLVWPADQPEEYPLIKFREWLLSQLGEV